From the Nocardiopsis changdeensis genome, one window contains:
- a CDS encoding ATP-binding protein has protein sequence MTGTWGTRGSTRLAVRYFDDRVLFSESEAWAYFRLPTVSYEFTTPEERQALATNITIALAAIRMNDAEVHLRIAHRTYPAAEWATRLDETSDSGPGWYDHLDETYRHVWAKDFWTKEVYLGVRLGLRGSGTGLGLFSQFRGAYQRTEEILGIVDDAVDDKELARWTDQAERLGRALAASSLHARHATADEIAWLIRHSVTGSSEEPRPSAAGRRTWGRGEIEALVDGTLHNGRSMLRLEQPSGSTWVAFLSFARFPDLMPFPDGEPWLHHADSLPFPVEMSLRMKLIPPAKASKDVGRKLAHARDMDAHIREAGVEAPIALAEQIDAARMLEHGITKERLPFVYGWHRLMVSAPTERLLVQHVEAVIEHYRDIGIDVINSTGDQFSLFNESLPGDRIRLSAYAQRQPLRTIAGGMPTATVDVGDRTDRSGDGWVGPYIGETIGRARSIVHFDPLVAAARNRPTAIAITGEPGGGKTTLALLLIYQLALRGVTVAAIDPKGDAESLVQLLQRRGRKARIMSLGSAQPGLLDPFAFGDDLAAKKTMATETLRLLLPRMSEERESAMIQAVAAVANQPRPSLAKVVDHLSNASDAASRNLGAVLGSMSEMRLASLCFDPQGDAQIDTEGWTTVFTLGGLTLPDSGLRRDDYSYEQRLSVALLYLVSQFARRLMNGLDRHLPKAIFLDEAWAVTSTPEGAKLVPEVSRMGRSRNTALILVSQNAGDLLNEQVTNCLSSVFTFRSSERYEVESVMSLLGVEPTEEHLAVLRNLGNGECLFRDLDGRAARISVDLVSEDLLRWLDTNPTRRRPGAGDEDLVTTTREG, from the coding sequence ATGACCGGCACATGGGGGACCCGCGGCTCGACCCGCCTCGCGGTCCGCTACTTCGACGACCGCGTGCTGTTCAGCGAGAGCGAGGCCTGGGCCTACTTCCGGCTGCCGACGGTCTCCTACGAGTTCACCACCCCCGAAGAGCGCCAGGCCCTGGCCACCAACATCACCATCGCCCTCGCGGCCATCCGCATGAACGACGCCGAGGTCCACCTCCGCATCGCCCACCGCACCTACCCCGCCGCCGAGTGGGCCACCCGCCTGGACGAGACCTCCGACTCCGGCCCCGGCTGGTACGACCACCTCGACGAGACCTACCGCCACGTGTGGGCCAAGGACTTCTGGACCAAGGAGGTCTACCTCGGGGTGCGGCTCGGCCTGCGCGGCTCCGGCACCGGCCTGGGCCTGTTCTCCCAGTTCCGGGGCGCCTACCAGCGGACCGAGGAGATCCTCGGCATCGTCGACGACGCCGTCGACGACAAGGAGCTCGCCCGCTGGACCGACCAGGCCGAACGCCTGGGCCGGGCGCTGGCCGCCAGCTCCCTGCACGCCCGCCACGCCACCGCCGACGAGATCGCCTGGCTCATCCGCCACTCCGTCACCGGCAGCTCCGAGGAGCCCCGCCCCTCCGCCGCCGGGCGCCGCACCTGGGGCCGCGGCGAGATCGAGGCCCTGGTGGACGGCACCCTCCACAACGGCCGCTCCATGCTCCGCCTCGAACAGCCCTCCGGCTCCACCTGGGTCGCCTTCCTGTCCTTCGCGCGCTTCCCCGACCTCATGCCGTTCCCCGACGGCGAGCCCTGGCTGCACCACGCCGACTCCCTGCCCTTCCCGGTGGAGATGTCGCTGCGGATGAAGCTCATCCCGCCGGCCAAGGCGTCCAAGGACGTCGGCCGCAAGCTCGCGCACGCCCGCGACATGGACGCCCACATCCGCGAGGCCGGGGTGGAGGCCCCCATCGCCCTGGCCGAGCAGATCGACGCCGCCCGCATGCTCGAACACGGCATCACCAAGGAGCGCCTGCCGTTCGTCTACGGCTGGCACCGCCTCATGGTGTCCGCGCCCACCGAGCGCCTCCTGGTCCAGCACGTCGAGGCCGTCATCGAGCACTACCGCGACATCGGCATCGACGTCATCAACTCCACCGGCGACCAGTTCTCCCTGTTCAACGAGTCCCTGCCGGGCGACCGCATCAGGCTGAGCGCCTACGCCCAGCGCCAGCCGCTGCGCACCATCGCGGGCGGCATGCCCACCGCCACCGTCGACGTCGGGGACCGGACCGACCGCTCCGGCGACGGCTGGGTGGGGCCCTACATCGGCGAGACCATCGGCCGGGCCCGCTCCATCGTCCACTTCGACCCGCTGGTCGCCGCCGCGCGCAACCGGCCCACCGCCATCGCCATCACCGGGGAGCCCGGCGGCGGCAAGACCACGCTGGCGCTGCTGCTCATCTACCAGCTCGCCCTGCGCGGCGTCACCGTCGCCGCCATCGACCCCAAGGGCGACGCCGAGTCCCTGGTGCAGCTCCTCCAGCGCCGCGGCCGCAAGGCCCGCATCATGTCCCTGGGGTCGGCCCAGCCCGGCCTGCTGGACCCGTTCGCGTTCGGCGACGACCTGGCCGCCAAGAAGACCATGGCCACCGAGACCCTGCGCCTGCTGCTGCCCCGCATGAGCGAGGAGCGCGAGTCGGCGATGATCCAGGCCGTGGCCGCGGTCGCCAACCAGCCCCGCCCCTCCCTGGCCAAGGTCGTCGACCACCTGTCGAACGCCTCCGACGCCGCCTCCCGCAACCTCGGCGCGGTCCTGGGCTCCATGTCGGAGATGCGCCTGGCGTCCCTGTGCTTCGACCCCCAGGGCGACGCGCAGATCGACACCGAGGGGTGGACCACCGTGTTCACGCTGGGCGGGCTCACCCTGCCCGACTCGGGGCTGCGCCGCGACGACTACTCCTACGAGCAGCGGCTGTCGGTGGCCCTGCTGTACCTGGTGTCCCAGTTCGCCCGCCGCCTCATGAACGGCCTGGACCGGCACCTGCCCAAGGCGATCTTCCTGGACGAGGCGTGGGCGGTCACCTCCACCCCCGAGGGCGCCAAGCTGGTCCCGGAGGTCTCCCGGATGGGCCGCTCCCGCAACACCGCGCTCATCCTGGTGTCCCAGAACGCGGGCGACCTGCTCAACGAGCAGGTCACCAACTGCCTGTCCTCGGTGTTCACGTTCCGCTCCAGCGAACGCTACGAGGTGGAGAGCGTCATGTCGCTGCTGGGGGTGGAGCCCACCGAGGAGCACCTGGCGGTGCTGCGCAACCTCGGCAACGGCGAGTGCCTGTTCCGCGACCTGGACGGCCGGGCCGCCCGGATCTCCGTGGACCTGGTCTCGGAGGACCTGCTGCGCTGGCTGGACACCAACCCCACCCGCCGCCGCCCGGGCGCGGGGGACGAGGACCTGGTCACCACCACCCGCGAGGGCTGA
- a CDS encoding HNH endonuclease family protein yields the protein MTPTPRGLRAALATVFALALAVVVGWAAPAAAAHSLPPGIPSTSTAQSQLNSLTVAAKGPQTGYDRSLFPHWAVVDSPCTARQHVLVRDGHNVVTDSDCQPTSGSWYSFYDAVTWTGAVSQISVDHMVPLSEAWKTGAASWTTSERRAFANDVNSPQLWAVTASINSSKGDKDPSQWMPPNTAVHCDYVKAWVNVKYRYDLTVTSSERSSIQSTINNRC from the coding sequence ATGACCCCCACCCCCCGCGGGCTGCGCGCCGCCCTGGCGACGGTCTTCGCGCTGGCCCTCGCCGTCGTCGTCGGCTGGGCCGCCCCGGCCGCCGCGGCCCACAGCCTCCCCCCGGGCATCCCCTCCACCTCCACCGCCCAGTCGCAGCTCAACTCCCTGACCGTCGCCGCCAAGGGGCCCCAGACCGGCTACGACCGCTCCCTGTTCCCGCACTGGGCCGTGGTCGACAGCCCCTGCACCGCCCGCCAGCACGTCCTGGTCCGCGACGGGCACAACGTGGTCACCGACTCCGACTGCCAGCCCACCTCCGGCAGCTGGTACAGCTTCTACGACGCCGTGACCTGGACCGGAGCCGTCTCCCAGATCAGCGTCGACCACATGGTCCCGCTCAGCGAGGCGTGGAAGACCGGGGCCGCCTCCTGGACCACCAGTGAGCGCCGCGCCTTCGCCAACGACGTGAACTCGCCGCAGCTGTGGGCGGTCACCGCGTCCATCAACAGCTCCAAGGGCGACAAGGACCCCTCCCAGTGGATGCCGCCCAACACGGCCGTCCACTGCGACTACGTCAAGGCGTGGGTCAACGTGAAGTACCGCTACGACCTCACCGTCACCTCCAGCGAGAGGTCCTCCATCCAGAGCACCATCAACAACCGCTGCTGA
- a CDS encoding phytanoyl-CoA dioxygenase family protein, protein MDLPTLDDYPTRKGTEAALLYRRDPTVWGTAEDGPLTDERLQEHDRRGYTRFASLLGEDEVAGHLDEADRLVGDPGLRDDERAVVDPSDGGVRSVFEVHRVSEAFEALVNDPRLLEPARQILGSEVYVHQSRLDHRPGFGGGPLYWRSDFETWHAEDGMPRMRAVGFSVALTDHHPHNGAPLVMPGSHRTYVSCLEEGDGGRAGTPDRATLTILADRHGIDALQATPGDVTALDANCMYAAGANITPWARSSVFVVYNSVENACEKPFGGEDPRPGFLASRDFTPAGR, encoded by the coding sequence ATGGATCTCCCGACACTGGACGACTACCCCACCCGCAAGGGCACCGAGGCCGCGCTCCTCTACCGGAGGGACCCCACCGTCTGGGGCACCGCCGAGGACGGGCCCCTCACCGACGAGCGCCTCCAGGAGCACGACCGCCGCGGGTACACCCGGTTCGCGTCGCTGCTGGGCGAGGACGAGGTCGCCGGGCACCTGGACGAGGCCGACCGGCTCGTCGGCGACCCCGGGCTGCGCGACGACGAGCGCGCGGTCGTGGACCCCTCCGACGGGGGCGTCCGCTCCGTGTTCGAGGTGCACCGGGTGAGCGAGGCGTTCGAGGCCCTGGTGAACGACCCCCGACTGCTGGAGCCCGCCCGCCAGATCCTCGGCTCGGAGGTGTACGTGCACCAGAGCCGGCTCGACCACCGCCCCGGGTTCGGCGGCGGCCCCCTGTACTGGCGCTCGGACTTCGAGACCTGGCACGCCGAGGACGGCATGCCGCGCATGCGCGCCGTCGGCTTCTCCGTGGCGCTGACCGACCACCACCCGCACAACGGCGCGCCGCTGGTGATGCCCGGCTCTCACCGCACCTACGTCTCCTGCCTGGAGGAGGGCGACGGCGGCCGCGCCGGGACCCCCGACCGGGCGACGCTGACGATCCTGGCCGACCGACACGGCATCGACGCCCTCCAGGCGACGCCCGGGGACGTGACGGCGCTGGACGCCAACTGCATGTACGCGGCCGGGGCGAACATCACGCCGTGGGCTCGGTCGAGCGTGTTCGTCGTCTACAACAGCGTGGAGAACGCCTGCGAGAAGCCGTTCGGGGGCGAGGACCCCAGGCCGGGGTTCCTGGCCTCGCGCGACTTCACCCCCGCCGGGAGGTGA
- a CDS encoding conjugal transfer protein: MDLPTYTNIWRIEKRLYKLYDFRLPMPLPVGTFGVAVGVFLVWVILLGILNAPFVFGNGWHLVLWVVPPGVITVLVTRPVIEGKRLTELLLSQARYLAEARAYTRLAPEYEPAEVRVAVRVWHRDPAAGPLPLPRRRAEREAEPVEAAEAPVAVEAEQVRPAPEQAPPLRRVREAGPVRAPEPVAVEPVAVEQPVAVEPVAVEQPVAPEPVAPEPAREPVLAEAPSAPADEAERPEPARSAVATVTAVERPADTGGTGDGDREEKKGAEAPEGPGVGVRVLNYFGFALDRAPAQAPADTGGNDFEEGFAEPVYDTAGQEERDSDEWFSRLRASSGHTPVNLSSKSAYSVGDTSALSREEVAGAVGDEEEDDESPAARRLRGRTQGIRVARELEERRATGVPAEEEASAPEPVRPRRRGRPHAAPWELGETAREERAEEEAPGYDVSDYAARYAAATGRPAAKPTSAPWLPQPAEDEADPVRTAEGSLASEAPAGADVRPVGPTRADAVAPVRPTDTARSADADVEADTDAVARPVAPAAAAPASETEVRPGNPQGAPAAEADARPVGPTRADAVAPARPTRPSGTARPTRPTVEAGTAAEADVRPVGPTRADAVAPARSTGTARPTAETGTAADTDARLAAPAASVPASDTEARPGAPEDGPAADGREAADAAPAAGARGGPTGTKPPLELDHGTGEQESIPVRPQEAEDRGPEWNEHMNVLDRHLSTADTPAPPRPKFADVVPGHTRGAKDPSEWFDDGKKRHPDQPRIGDKDNPVIPAGELREGEAAPAAKPPTQLDHGTGELAGFAEVREAPERRRTAADLEAAEAAALARRRTPAPGPAAADDDERPAPVKWSMRASGSAEPDTAAESADPAAPTTREPREAEQEPGHDPHDGMFHRVAQNARRIGRLFGQPAPGEEPEPPRREPRPDLELDHGTGEQESLGDTPHGSPTAGDATPAGASAVRTEAPAPAPAASSDDSGGTRGWRRLAKVVTGGAAPVRSELSPEDVERLRTPLAGPRSLVVLGCTGGAGQTVTTLMIGHTLAGYRDERIVAVDVNPGPNGLSRRIGAQAPETLTALLANADGIGDQEAMSAYTGRTQTGLEVVQTLDDPYVQTLDDRDYAQLTGLLGRFYAVTVLDPAATGVARALPAADGLVLVTPANADAERAVSMTFDWLDGNGHGALRARSVLVVNGVSKRSLPDVDAAERVARGRCRAIVRIPWDDHLGSSYTRIDVGALRASTKRAHGALAGVIVDKLLT, from the coding sequence GTGGATCTGCCCACGTACACCAACATCTGGCGTATCGAGAAGCGGCTCTACAAGCTCTACGATTTCCGGCTGCCCATGCCGCTCCCGGTGGGCACCTTCGGTGTCGCCGTGGGCGTGTTCCTGGTCTGGGTGATCCTGCTCGGGATCCTCAACGCCCCGTTCGTGTTCGGCAACGGGTGGCACCTGGTGCTGTGGGTGGTGCCGCCCGGGGTGATCACGGTGCTGGTCACCAGACCGGTGATCGAGGGCAAGCGCCTCACCGAACTGCTGCTGTCGCAGGCCCGCTACCTCGCCGAGGCGCGGGCGTACACCCGGCTGGCCCCGGAGTACGAGCCCGCCGAGGTGCGCGTCGCGGTGCGCGTGTGGCACCGCGACCCGGCGGCGGGCCCGCTGCCGCTGCCGCGCCGCCGGGCCGAACGCGAGGCCGAGCCGGTCGAGGCGGCGGAGGCGCCCGTGGCCGTCGAGGCCGAGCAGGTGCGGCCCGCGCCGGAGCAGGCGCCGCCGCTGCGCCGCGTCCGCGAGGCGGGCCCGGTCCGCGCTCCGGAGCCCGTCGCGGTCGAGCCGGTCGCGGTCGAGCAGCCGGTCGCGGTCGAGCCTGTCGCGGTCGAGCAGCCGGTCGCGCCCGAACCCGTCGCGCCCGAGCCCGCCCGGGAACCGGTCCTGGCCGAAGCGCCGTCCGCGCCCGCCGACGAGGCGGAGCGGCCGGAGCCCGCGCGGTCCGCGGTCGCCACGGTGACCGCCGTGGAGCGCCCGGCGGACACCGGCGGCACCGGGGACGGGGACCGGGAGGAAAAGAAGGGGGCGGAGGCCCCCGAGGGCCCGGGCGTGGGCGTCCGGGTGCTCAACTACTTCGGTTTCGCCCTGGACCGCGCCCCGGCGCAGGCCCCGGCCGACACCGGCGGGAACGACTTCGAGGAGGGGTTCGCCGAACCCGTCTACGACACCGCGGGCCAGGAGGAGCGCGACAGCGACGAGTGGTTCTCGCGCCTGCGCGCCTCCTCGGGGCACACGCCGGTGAACCTCAGCTCCAAGAGCGCCTACTCCGTGGGGGACACCTCCGCGCTCAGCCGCGAGGAGGTCGCCGGAGCCGTCGGGGACGAGGAGGAGGACGACGAGTCCCCGGCCGCCCGCCGCCTGCGCGGCCGCACCCAGGGGATCCGGGTGGCCCGCGAGCTGGAGGAGCGCCGCGCCACCGGGGTGCCCGCCGAAGAGGAGGCGTCGGCGCCGGAGCCGGTCCGGCCCCGCCGCCGGGGGCGGCCGCACGCCGCCCCGTGGGAGCTGGGCGAGACCGCGCGGGAGGAGCGGGCGGAGGAGGAGGCGCCGGGCTACGACGTGTCCGACTACGCCGCCCGCTACGCCGCCGCCACGGGCCGTCCGGCCGCCAAGCCCACGTCCGCCCCCTGGCTCCCGCAGCCGGCCGAGGACGAGGCGGACCCGGTGCGCACGGCCGAGGGCTCCCTCGCCTCCGAGGCGCCCGCCGGCGCGGACGTGCGGCCTGTGGGTCCGACGCGTGCCGACGCGGTCGCCCCGGTCCGTCCCACGGACACCGCTCGTTCCGCCGACGCCGATGTCGAAGCGGACACGGACGCTGTCGCGCGGCCGGTGGCCCCGGCCGCCGCCGCACCCGCTTCCGAGACGGAGGTCCGCCCCGGGAATCCCCAGGGCGCGCCCGCCGCTGAGGCGGATGCGCGTCCGGTGGGTCCGACGCGTGCCGATGCGGTCGCTCCCGCCCGCCCCACCCGTCCCTCGGGCACCGCCCGCCCCACCCGTCCCACGGTCGAGGCCGGTACCGCCGCTGAGGCGGACGTGCGCCCGGTGGGTCCGACGCGGGCCGACGCGGTCGCTCCCGCCCGTTCCACGGGCACCGCCCGCCCCACGGCCGAGACCGGCACCGCCGCCGACACGGATGCGCGGCTGGCGGCCCCGGCGGCCTCCGTGCCTGCCTCCGACACGGAAGCACGCCCCGGGGCTCCCGAGGACGGTCCCGCCGCCGACGGCCGGGAGGCCGCGGACGCGGCGCCCGCAGCGGGCGCTCGGGGCGGCCCCACAGGCACGAAGCCCCCGCTGGAGCTGGACCACGGCACCGGCGAGCAGGAGTCCATCCCGGTGCGCCCGCAGGAGGCCGAGGACCGCGGACCCGAGTGGAACGAGCACATGAACGTGCTCGACCGCCACCTCAGCACCGCCGACACCCCCGCCCCGCCGCGCCCCAAGTTCGCCGACGTCGTCCCCGGGCACACGCGCGGGGCCAAGGACCCCTCCGAGTGGTTCGACGACGGCAAGAAGCGCCACCCCGACCAGCCGCGGATCGGCGACAAGGACAACCCCGTCATCCCCGCCGGGGAGCTGCGCGAGGGCGAGGCGGCCCCCGCGGCCAAACCGCCCACCCAGCTCGACCACGGCACCGGCGAGCTGGCCGGGTTCGCCGAGGTCCGCGAGGCCCCCGAGCGCCGCCGCACCGCCGCCGACCTCGAAGCGGCCGAGGCCGCCGCTCTGGCCCGCCGCCGCACCCCGGCCCCCGGGCCCGCGGCCGCCGACGACGACGAGCGCCCGGCCCCGGTCAAGTGGAGCATGCGCGCCTCCGGCTCCGCGGAGCCGGACACCGCCGCGGAGTCCGCCGACCCGGCCGCCCCCACCACCCGGGAACCCCGGGAGGCGGAGCAGGAGCCGGGCCACGACCCGCACGACGGCATGTTCCACCGGGTCGCCCAGAACGCCCGCCGGATCGGCCGCCTCTTCGGCCAGCCCGCCCCCGGCGAGGAGCCCGAGCCGCCCCGGCGCGAGCCCCGCCCCGACCTCGAACTCGACCACGGCACCGGCGAACAGGAGAGCCTGGGCGACACCCCGCACGGTTCGCCCACCGCCGGCGACGCCACCCCGGCCGGCGCCTCCGCCGTCCGCACCGAGGCCCCCGCGCCCGCACCGGCCGCCTCCTCCGACGACTCCGGCGGCACCCGCGGCTGGCGGCGCCTGGCCAAGGTCGTCACCGGCGGCGCCGCCCCGGTGCGCTCCGAGCTGTCCCCGGAGGACGTCGAGCGCCTGCGAACCCCCCTGGCGGGCCCCCGCAGCCTGGTCGTCCTGGGCTGCACCGGCGGCGCGGGCCAGACCGTCACCACGCTGATGATCGGCCACACCCTGGCGGGCTACCGGGACGAGCGCATCGTCGCGGTCGACGTCAACCCCGGCCCCAACGGCCTCTCCCGCCGCATCGGCGCGCAGGCGCCCGAGACCCTCACCGCCCTGCTGGCCAACGCCGACGGCATCGGCGACCAGGAGGCGATGAGCGCCTACACCGGCCGCACCCAGACCGGCCTGGAGGTCGTCCAGACCCTCGACGACCCCTACGTCCAGACCCTCGACGACCGCGACTACGCCCAGCTCACCGGGCTGCTCGGCCGCTTCTACGCGGTGACCGTGCTGGACCCGGCGGCCACCGGCGTCGCCCGCGCCCTGCCCGCCGCCGACGGCCTGGTCCTGGTGACCCCGGCCAACGCCGACGCCGAGCGCGCGGTCTCCATGACCTTCGACTGGCTCGACGGCAATGGCCACGGCGCCCTGCGCGCCAGGTCCGTCCTGGTGGTCAACGGGGTCAGCAAGCGCAGCCTGCCGGACGTGGACGCCGCCGAGCGGGTGGCCCGCGGCCGCTGCCGGGCGATCGTCCGCATCCCGTGGGACGACCACCTGGGGTCCTCCTACACGCGCATCGACGTCGGCGCCCTGCGGGCCAGCACCAAGCGCGCCCACGGCGCCCTGGCGGGCGTCATCGTCGACAAGCTCCTCACCTGA
- a CDS encoding conjugal transfer protein: MANAPRRGAAVRERHDDADHEAPPPRRRPRPGAGGRWWVGVGRAVLWAFLIVVIFNGIWFPLRGGLALPAPDPEPEQAQAPAFPETSAADFALRFADAYLTTDDIEARRTALAAFVPEGEAEGLDVPAGSLAGENLAVTAVDVKDDNNALVVVRADVNGEPVSLEVPVYSDGDSLVVSGRPALLAAPARASLPEQAAFDTDPAAAEQLEEVLTGFFGAYAQEPGHLERYVEPGVTIAPLPANTLEFSELSDITVPSRSESGDDDVREVAVTVHWTAPAPEGEAAGTLRQSYLVTVVDSGNEWHVRDIQGAPHSFGE, translated from the coding sequence ATGGCGAACGCACCACGGCGCGGTGCCGCCGTGCGCGAACGGCACGACGACGCGGACCACGAGGCCCCGCCCCCCCGGCGGCGCCCCCGCCCCGGCGCCGGCGGCCGCTGGTGGGTCGGCGTGGGCCGCGCCGTCCTGTGGGCGTTCCTCATCGTCGTCATCTTCAACGGCATCTGGTTCCCCCTGCGCGGCGGCCTCGCGCTCCCCGCCCCCGACCCCGAACCCGAGCAGGCCCAGGCCCCCGCCTTCCCCGAGACCTCGGCCGCGGACTTCGCGCTCCGCTTCGCCGACGCCTACCTCACCACCGACGACATCGAGGCACGCCGCACCGCCCTGGCCGCGTTCGTCCCCGAGGGCGAGGCCGAGGGGCTCGACGTCCCCGCGGGCTCGCTCGCCGGCGAGAACCTCGCCGTCACCGCCGTCGACGTCAAGGACGACAACAACGCCCTCGTGGTCGTCCGCGCCGACGTCAACGGCGAGCCCGTGAGCCTGGAGGTCCCCGTCTACTCGGACGGCGACTCCCTCGTGGTCTCCGGCCGCCCCGCCCTGCTGGCCGCGCCCGCCCGCGCCTCCCTGCCCGAGCAGGCCGCCTTCGACACCGACCCGGCCGCCGCCGAGCAGCTGGAAGAGGTGCTGACCGGGTTCTTCGGCGCCTACGCGCAGGAGCCGGGCCACCTGGAGCGCTACGTCGAACCCGGCGTCACGATCGCCCCACTTCCGGCGAACACCCTGGAATTCTCCGAACTGTCCGATATCACGGTGCCATCCCGGAGCGAGAGCGGGGATGATGACGTACGAGAGGTGGCCGTCACCGTGCACTGGACCGCTCCCGCCCCCGAGGGGGAGGCGGCGGGCACCTTGAGGCAGAGCTATCTGGTCACCGTCGTGGACTCCGGCAACGAGTGGCACGTGCGTGACATCCAGGGAGCCCCCCACTCGTTCGGCGAGTGA
- a CDS encoding lysoplasmalogenase: MIPRETLPRVLFSLFALVTAAHLAVQALGAETWSRPTQALLMPLLAAFVWTAAPRPHGRPVRLVLVALFFSWLGDTAPALASGDAAFLVMVGFFLIAQVVYVAAFAPWWARSPLGTNRTLLVPYGVVVAGLVVLCAPGAGALLVPVLVYGLLLGTTAVLSVGVHRWTAIGGALFLLSDGLIALRAFSPGFDLPLSGVWVMLTYAAAQALIVLGVLARDREPAEEVPA; this comes from the coding sequence ATGATCCCCCGCGAGACCCTCCCCCGCGTCCTGTTCTCCCTGTTCGCCCTGGTGACGGCGGCGCACCTGGCCGTGCAGGCCCTCGGCGCCGAAACCTGGTCGCGCCCCACCCAGGCGCTGCTCATGCCGCTGCTCGCGGCCTTCGTCTGGACCGCGGCCCCGCGCCCGCACGGGCGGCCGGTCCGCCTGGTCCTGGTCGCGCTGTTCTTCTCCTGGCTGGGCGACACCGCCCCGGCGCTGGCGTCCGGGGACGCGGCGTTCCTGGTGATGGTGGGCTTCTTCCTGATCGCCCAGGTGGTGTACGTCGCCGCGTTCGCGCCCTGGTGGGCTCGGAGCCCGCTGGGCACCAACCGGACGCTGCTGGTGCCCTACGGGGTGGTGGTGGCGGGGCTGGTCGTGCTGTGCGCGCCCGGGGCCGGGGCGCTGCTGGTGCCGGTGCTGGTGTACGGGCTGCTGCTGGGGACGACGGCGGTGCTGTCGGTGGGAGTGCACCGGTGGACGGCGATCGGCGGGGCGCTGTTCCTGCTGTCGGACGGGCTGATCGCGCTGCGGGCGTTCAGCCCCGGGTTCGACCTGCCGCTCAGCGGGGTCTGGGTGATGCTGACGTACGCGGCGGCGCAGGCCCTCATCGTGCTCGGGGTCCTGGCCCGCGACCGCGAGCCCGCCGAGGAGGTCCCCGCCTGA
- a CDS encoding maltokinase N-terminal cap-like domain-containing protein — translation MAVVHRTTLTPTKLELLQAWLPAQPWYAGERPDPAKAGGFRLDDPQGEVGIEFMVVTDGGAAYHVPLTYRGAPLEGARDALLGTAEHGVLGKRWVYDGTRDPVLVAQLLALLAGTAEPQQQSVSDTPDPSVLTGPAALGAGAGVASFSTAHGPGGTVIDLETTAGDRLALRVARALAPAPSPDGTGHVSATWRTPDGAEHRAPFVTVV, via the coding sequence GTGGCCGTCGTCCACCGCACCACCCTGACCCCCACCAAGCTCGAACTCCTCCAGGCGTGGCTGCCCGCGCAGCCGTGGTACGCGGGGGAGCGGCCCGACCCGGCCAAGGCCGGGGGGTTCCGGCTCGACGACCCGCAGGGGGAGGTCGGCATCGAGTTCATGGTGGTCACCGACGGCGGGGCGGCCTACCACGTGCCCCTCACCTACCGCGGGGCGCCGCTGGAGGGGGCGCGGGACGCGCTCCTCGGCACGGCCGAGCACGGCGTCCTGGGGAAGCGGTGGGTGTACGACGGGACCCGCGACCCGGTCCTGGTCGCGCAGCTGCTCGCCCTGCTCGCCGGGACGGCCGAGCCGCAGCAGCAGAGCGTGAGCGACACCCCGGACCCGTCCGTGCTCACCGGCCCCGCGGCCCTCGGCGCGGGCGCCGGGGTCGCCTCGTTCTCCACCGCCCACGGCCCGGGCGGCACCGTGATCGACCTGGAGACCACCGCCGGCGACCGGCTCGCCCTGCGCGTCGCGCGCGCCCTCGCCCCGGCCCCGTCGCCGGACGGCACGGGCCACGTCTCCGCCACCTGGCGCACCCCGGACGGCGCCGAGCACCGCGCCCCCTTCGTCACCGTCGTCTGA
- a CDS encoding YbaK/EbsC family protein: MEAHAVESLPARSREVARALAAAGVPGRVRELSESARTAAEAAAALGCEVGAIANSLVFVSDGAPVLVMTSGRHRVDTAALAARWGRGELRRATPDQVREATGQAIGGVAPVGHPAPLPTVVDEALTDYERIWAAGGTPHTVFPTTASELVRLTGGTLLPVTA; encoded by the coding sequence ATGGAAGCGCACGCCGTCGAGTCCCTGCCCGCCCGCAGCCGGGAGGTGGCCCGCGCCCTCGCCGCGGCGGGCGTCCCGGGCCGGGTGCGCGAGCTGTCCGAGTCCGCGCGCACCGCGGCCGAGGCCGCCGCCGCGCTGGGCTGCGAGGTCGGCGCCATCGCCAACAGCCTGGTGTTCGTCTCCGACGGCGCGCCGGTCCTGGTCATGACCAGCGGCCGCCACCGTGTGGACACCGCCGCCCTGGCGGCCCGCTGGGGCCGCGGCGAACTCCGCCGCGCCACGCCCGACCAGGTGCGCGAGGCCACCGGGCAGGCGATCGGGGGCGTGGCCCCGGTCGGCCACCCCGCGCCGCTGCCCACCGTGGTCGACGAGGCCCTGACCGACTACGAGCGGATCTGGGCGGCGGGCGGCACCCCGCATACCGTCTTCCCCACCACGGCCTCCGAGCTCGTCCGCCTCACCGGCGGTACGCTGCTGCCCGTCACCGCCTGA